In a single window of the Papaver somniferum cultivar HN1 chromosome 8, ASM357369v1, whole genome shotgun sequence genome:
- the LOC113303423 gene encoding uncharacterized protein LOC113303423, whose translation MGCKINSFPPSISKIFTKTPKLTSIQTKQKSFPIVSSSLSQNHEEPITTTTQTQASPKTSIYNVNFITQNSCKLGISIFPDFVYNAEGGIGVGMGTKNETNSSNEVSINFDIQTLYIPPLNSKTTTFLGLPLPPFLKIEISPELFQGIIDEETGKVNLEFKAKFWFSVGSVYKAPPLIVWTVLTSEESVGTMRKGRGERLSKEGKCRLVGVATVQPIDDIFMNTFLGLPTECLADMNATIAISSS comes from the exons ATGGGTTGCAAGATAAATTCATTTCCTCCAAGCATCTCAAAAATATTCACCAAAACACCCAAACTAACTTCAATCCAAACAAAGCAAAAATCCTTTCCCATAGTTTCCTCCTCTCTTAGTCAAAACCATGAAGAACCAATTACTACTACAACACAAACTCAAGCATCTCCAAAAACTAGTATTTACAATGTAAATTTCATTACTCAAAACTCCTGCAAACTTGGGATTTCAATATTTCCTGATTTTGTATACAATGCTGAAGGCGGTATAGGAGTTGGAATGGGTACTAAAAATGAAACAAACAGTTCAAATGAAGTTTCAATTAATTTTGATATTCAGACACTTTATATTCCACCATTAAATTCTAAGACTACCACGTTCTTAGGATTGCCATTGCCACCTTTTCTGAAGATTGAAATTTCTCCAGAGCTTTTTCAAGGCATAATCGATGAAGAAACCGGAAAG GTTAATCTTGAATTCAAGGCCAAGTTTTGGTTTTCGGTTGGCAGTGTTTATAAAGCTCCTCCGTTGATAGTTTGGACGGTATTGACGTCTGAGGAATCAGTGGGAACTATGAGAAAAGGAAGAGGAGAAAGATTGAGTAAAGAAGGGAAATGCAGGTTAGTTGGAGTTGCGACTGTCCAACCTATCGATGATATTTTCATGAATACGTTTCTCGGTCTTCCTACTGAATGTCTTGCCGATATGAATGCTACCATCGCCATTTCGAGTTCTTAG